A segment of the Dunckerocampus dactyliophorus isolate RoL2022-P2 chromosome 19, RoL_Ddac_1.1, whole genome shotgun sequence genome:
TCACACGGCCAGAAAACGTGACGGCCTTCAGAAACTTTGTGCTGGACAGCACTGAGGGAAGAGGGCTACACTTCCTCATGGCGGACGGGGTGAGTGCGCATTCTTCTACACGATCACTTCCTTGTTTGATGGCTGACTTTATGATTTTCTGTGACACCAGGGTTTCAGCGTGGAAGGCCAGGAGAACCTTCAGGAGATCTTGAGCAAACAGCTGCTGCTCTGCCAGTTCCTCACAGCTCTCTCCACACTCAGGACAGGTCAGATGCAAGTGTTTATTAAGATAAGCTAATAGTAGGTCTTCCGTTTTTGTACCCCAATGGAAGTTTGCAGATTTGTTATTCTGGTAACCTTCACTCCCAACTTTTCACAGTGGAAAAGTGAAAGATTTAGTGAGCCGAACTGAAATGCTCGGTTGAAACATTACTTTTGAGTTTACACTGGATTAAAACGTATCCTCTTTCTCTTCCAGGTGGACATTTTGTCTGCAAGACCTTTGACCTCTTCACCCCCTTCAGCGTGGGTTTGGTCTACTTGCTGTACCTCTGCTTTGACCGGATCTCGCTCTTCAAACCTGTGACCAGTCGGCCTGCCAACTCGGAGAGGTGGCTGGTGGTTGTCTTATTACCAGCTTGTACAGTAGAGTACTGTCAGAGGTGTACACATACATGGCCTTTCATGTCAAATATTAAGTTGGTGGCCTTAATGATTTAtatcaactgtttttttttttttagggtggAATAATTATACAACATTGatcttttaaaagcaagaaatggcTGCACAAGTTTGATATTCTTCGGATTTTCTCTCATTTACACCGGGTCAAAAATAATACTGCACATACAGGCTCAGTTATATTCATGCATCTTTTAGGACGTAGTGCTGAAGGTTCCCGAATGGCTTTTAACTTGACAAAGCCACACCCTTGTAACTAGTCGTTAATGATCATGACTGGCTGCAGCTGATAGTTTCTCTTTGCCAAAGAAAGTCCAAAGAACTCCTTTGAAATGCCACAGATTTATGCCGAGTGCGGGGAATAATTTTGAAACGCCTCGGTGCCGGCAGGTATGTGGTATGCCGATGTCTAAAACCTGGCTCAGACGCCGTCAGGGAGTACATGTTCAAAGTCAACCAGAAACTCAAGCAGCTGAGGAACACCGACATGGATGTGATGGACGTGGTTCCCCTGAGCATCATCAAGGAGGATACAGACTTCTACCACTTCATGGTCAACTCCAATGAGAGGTAGAGACCCCTGTCTCATTTCAATGTAAAtgtacagtcctccctcgtttatcgcggttaattggttccaggcccgacagCAGTAAGTGAATTCAAGTGGATTcaaaagcctgtttatgactttgttaatacagtttttaacattattagagcccagtagacatgaaataacatacaTAAGACATGAGAggcggccgccgctagcatagcaagttaGCCTCtctaatttacttattctaaatttaagtgtttcaaatggagtggggaagaaggacaacataagaagccaaaaacataccacttccacacggaatgggaggataacctTTTTTACTTGaccatgttggacatgccaaggccatgactccatgcagtgtgaaggtaatctaaccTAATGTCAtgtgtcatcagtgtaacattactgatgcgtAGTGACCATAATACTGCCAATAACTTGTCCttccatattttttgactaataataggccactaataatagtcaaccacgaaacagcgataatttattaattcatttttgaaaactcgtgatagagtgagggatgactgtcaaTGTTACAAAATACTCACATTTGGTGACTGTTCCCATAGCCTGTGTGCAGCCCAGATCAAGGCTTTGGCCAAGATCCACGCCTTTGTTTTGGACCCGTGAGTAGCTTTTCTCGCCTCGATCTACTGCTACATGTGCCGCTACATTCTTTTGTGTGAAATGGAGTGTGTCGGCGCCTGCAggttgctcacagagttgaAGCAAGCTGACATGCGCAAGGAATGTCTCTTGCTCTGGGGGGTGAGTGAGCCCTTTGGCTTTGCTTTATTGATTGTAGCCCCACCCTTTAATGTATCATGTGTCTGTTCTCAGGTGCCCGACGAGGCCAGGGTCACTCCTGCTTTCTGCGACCCAGGTCTCAAATTCTCCCAGCTGATGAAGGTCTTTGGCGTTATAAATGTGTCAGTAAGATGTAAGGTGACATTTATCATCTTAATAGTATAAATTGTGTTGGTTTGGCTTCAGAATCACTCAGCGTATGCAGTCAAGAACAGCATCACGCCCCTCAACTCCAGCACTCTTGATAAGCTGTGTCATATCATGGGCCACTGCTGCATTGTGGGAGGTGGCGAGCAGCTCTTCCTTCTAGCGCTAGGGGTGAGTCTGCAGAAACCCCACGTGAACATCATTACATACAACGAGGGAGTTATTTTGCCTctgtggtttttgtttgtttttaaagttaCATCCTGTCCTATCAGCATGGATATTTGTGGTGGGCATTTTCTGCCaatgatttttccatttaattTGGGTGAAACTCCAGCCAGTGACAGCCTTCAAAATCCCAAACATAATAAGTTAACACTTGGGCTGTCAAATGGATGAAAAAATCCTATGAAATATTTAGATGCTTATCTCATTTGAAGCTCATCATTAGGTTTGGGATCTTCATTCTCTGACAAGAATGGGGCACcaggatcatcatcatcagtcagttttaatgtattttgtaaCACCATTTCCTCACGCAGAAGTCTCAGATTTACACATGGGATGGTAACATGCCTTTACGCTGGAAGAAGCTGGAGAATTTCAAGCTGGAGCTCCCCAGAGATACTCTCCTGACTGTGGAgattgtccaggagttgaaggGCGAGGTGAGTGTAGCTCGCTGTGCTTTGTTGAATGACAACTTTTATGtgagaaggttgaaatattcTTGTTGAGCTCTTGATCGTGCGTCCCGTCCACAGGGCAAAGCGCAGCGCCGGATAGACGCCGTGCACGTGATGGATGCGATCGTACTCAATGGCACCGACGTCAGAGATGAGGACTTTAAGCATCGGTATGACATGCATTCTTTTTGTATAATTAGGTAGGATTATTAGGGCCACGCTGAAGAGaacatggtctgtactcactcattatccaTCAAACACTCTTTCAaccattctatcagttattattaagcatCCAAAGAACCATTTGGGCCCatttccaccaaattaaaatgaaagaTGCACTGCGTTGACTTGTTTGGAATTGTCTCCCTTTCCACGTAGGATCCAGATGGCGGAGAAGTTTGTGAAGGCAGTGGCGAAACCCAGCAGACCCGACATGAACCCCATCAGGTGGGTTTTGAAGGTGTGACTGTGGTAAAAGATGGAAGAAGTCTGGGTAAACATGTAGGAAGGAGGTGATAACCCTCAGTATTACACAAAGTATAACATTAaagggaaaactgcactttttggggaattttgcctatCATCCCCAGTCCTGATGTGAAAGGTGAgcacatgtctttcccttttctctgCATCCGAAAGAGAGAACAACAGTTAGCAtaagggagctaacaatgcttGTCATGGGACACCTATTTAGACTATATAGCCATCTAAAAAGCCCCCAGCAATGTTTTATGGGTTTATATACATTCTGTGACCATGCAATAACAGGTGCATTCATGCTAACATGCAGTACAAATCACTTTGTGAGAGCCATGACGACGACTACTTTTGAACAAATGAGGGTCCtgaactagggatgtcccgatccacattttttggcttccgatccgattgtaataaacaaaacatggaatgtgggccaATACTTTACGGATAATTGGTTGTCTattcgtagttgttcatatgcttgttcttgtttcctagtcagtacagattggtgtcctatcgcattgttttggagtgggcctGTTACCTCGGTAGTGGtgtaacaatgtcactgtagcttggtttatttACAGGTCacttatgtaaatagaacattgttgccgttttttttttttaaagtcaaaataggtgtgtgcAGTTACGTGCGTTGTTAGCTCCCACAAGATAGTTGTTACTttggctgtttttctctctttagaacgtgcAGAAAAGAGAGAGGCATGTGGTCATGTTcaacataaggattgtggacgatgggcaaaattccaaaaaaaaaagtgtagttttcctttaaaataaaacacatgctGTATTGTAGCCTGTTCGTGGttctactttattttttatttttgtatttattgtctGTGTCCACACAGAGTGAAGGATGTGTACGGACTGGACGAAATGGAGAAGATCTTTGTCAGGTAAGATGAATCCATAGCACTTAAAATAAGTGTTACTCATTTGAAGCCTTGGCGGATGTCTACGCCCTGACATCGGCTTCTTgttcattttttcctcatgtctttttttaaatcagacttGAAATGAAAGTAACAAAGAATTCAGGCGGAGTCCCGCGTCTATCTTACACCGGCCGAGACGACCGACACTTCCTCCCTACTGGCCTTTACATCATCAAGACTATCAAGCGTGCGTTtcagctgtgtgtgcgtgtgtatgtgtgtgtgtcatgtgtcCTTATAGAGTGTCAATCAAGTACTCAGCCATCCTTCTGTCATCATCTTTCAGATCCGTGGACGATAGCTTACAGCAAAACCACCAAAAAGGAGTACTACTATAACTTCAAAGACAACACATCCCAATATGGCCCACCAGCCGGCGCCGCTGCCCCGTTCCAGTATGTTCCATCCTCATGTCACTAAACATTTGGTGTTTGCAGAAGTATTTGGACAGCGACAGAGAATATGCAACACTGCGATGCATTGGAAATAAAATCATCATCAAGATTGTGGTGGCAAAACCTTACAAACTCTTTCGTCATTTTGTTTCCGACCTTTTTAGCATCTGCCAAGCCAACCGTCTCTTCTGGGAGTGGAAGGATGGCGTCATTGTGCACAATTCTCAGACACGGACGGACCCGGAGAAGCTGTCCAAAGACGACGTGCTCGCCTTCATCCAACGGAATCGCCAGTCATGAATGAAAGGGGCGAAGCTCCTCCACCTGTGTGTTTGTACACATTGAGAGGACAAAGGCCTTTAAgagatgcttttttttaccAATTCATCTTTTGCAAGGCCTTGTGGGTCCCTTGAAGAGAAACATGACAAGGTGGTAACTAGATTTTTGGAGCTGTTTGCAATTTATTACCGTGACATTTGGTGTCTAACTTGAAAACTATCATTTAACTTGTTTCCTGTCAGTGCTTTAATCTGTGAGGGGCATCTTCCACCAGTAGTTCAATAATGCTTGATGGTAACTAAGGCAAAACTATGCATCCTAACTATGAAATAATCATATGAAAACCAGGCATATATGTAGCAGCTTTTTCCTGTTCAAGTCCTACGTtctggaagtttttttttttatactttattcATAGACTATCATCATTTTTGCCTCACGTTACTTGAGCATTGTGCTTAATTTTCTTATTTTAATAAAGGTCTTGTAAATGATagtaaactgaaaaataaagtcagtCGGAACTCTATGCACGTGACAGGAAGTAATGTTACAAAAGGCAAGATAGGTGGCGTACTCAGCCAATCGGAGCGCAGTCTGGGTTCACGTGATCAGAAGCAACGTTACGAAAACAAATGAAGAGGCAACAACATGCAATTGCAGATGGCGTTATATCATTTTCTATCGTTCTGCTAACATTCACTACTTCCGAATTTACTTTTACTTACGAATTTACTATTTCATGCACACATCATTCCGATTCCGTATTTGGACAATTCTTCGTTTGTATTTCAGCGGTTTCTCTTGTGATTTGAACATTCAGTCATGTTTAAAACTATTAAACAAGCGCTTTTCTCCACCGGACTACAGTACCCGGCATTCACAGTACCCAAAGACGACGGGTGCGAGACGAAGGTAAACGTTTACCTGGAGcttataaaatgaattaagtgACACCCAGCTGTAAAATAAGATGTAAAATATGGGGGgaaatgtatatatttacttttttttaacgaaGTCATAAAAAGACTCATTTTGTGATATTGGGTGAACTGAAGTGTAACTGTGTATGTGCACTGCAGGCTACTGACTATGAGATCCGCACCTACAAGCCCACCAAGTGGGTCAGCACCACTGTGAGCGGGATGAATCTGGATGAAGCCTTGGGGGCGGGCTTCCGCACACTTTTCAAGTATATACAAGGCAACAATGTCAACAGTACGTTTtcaacagcaacacaaacatCATGCCACAATGCTATCACAACACTTTCTATACCTatcactgaagaaacaaggtcaTGGAATTTGTGATAAGTACATATaccaatttaaaaagaaaagaaagagaaCCGTTACCTTCACAGTGCGTAGGTGTTCAcatgtacaatacaatactgcccTCTATGGGACTTGAACTGCAATAGCACGCAATATCCACTACGGaacagaatgaatgaatacagtaatccctatgTGAATTTGCGCtaaataggattccttctttctatatggaatattttagtagttgtggcatagaaaaccagcttacgatcttctaaatacatttttttaaacattagagccatgtaga
Coding sequences within it:
- the cmtr1 gene encoding cap-specific mRNA (nucleoside-2'-O-)-methyltransferase 1, which translates into the protein MKRRTDTAPLQATKRHCDDSSSDEELRLSRQGRPPFLESSQNDTLSDKEEPRAGFSTPSVSVETQDPDSPAQSTTFSMYNSASKNMMAKMGFRVGEGLGKFGQGRKEIVEASTQRGRRGLGLMLQGFQGELNVDWRDEPEPSATEKVDWFPECTTEIPDADELRDWMTVGPSKMKIEDEIEFCTEDLLHTLLRYKTVFDDLEGEEMRRARTRSNPYETIRGGIFLNRAAMKMANIDHCFDHMFTNPKDSEGEALIKNHENKLLYFGDVCAGPGGFSEYILWRRRWHAKGFGMTLRGPCDFKLEDFFAAPSELFEPYYGEGGVHGDGDITRPENVTAFRNFVLDSTEGRGLHFLMADGGFSVEGQENLQEILSKQLLLCQFLTALSTLRTGGHFVCKTFDLFTPFSVGLVYLLYLCFDRISLFKPVTSRPANSERYVVCRCLKPGSDAVREYMFKVNQKLKQLRNTDMDVMDVVPLSIIKEDTDFYHFMVNSNESLCAAQIKALAKIHAFVLDPLLTELKQADMRKECLLLWGVPDEARVTPAFCDPGLKFSQLMKNHSAYAVKNSITPLNSSTLDKLCHIMGHCCIVGGGEQLFLLALGKSQIYTWDGNMPLRWKKLENFKLELPRDTLLTVEIVQELKGEGKAQRRIDAVHVMDAIVLNGTDVRDEDFKHRIQMAEKFVKAVAKPSRPDMNPIRVKDVYGLDEMEKIFVRLEMKVTKNSGGVPRLSYTGRDDRHFLPTGLYIIKTIKHPWTIAYSKTTKKEYYYNFKDNTSQYGPPAGAAAPFHICQANRLFWEWKDGVIVHNSQTRTDPEKLSKDDVLAFIQRNRQS